One Neodiprion pinetum isolate iyNeoPine1 chromosome 1, iyNeoPine1.2, whole genome shotgun sequence genomic window carries:
- the LOC124222238 gene encoding uncharacterized protein — translation MTGLFSGIIGSLVGSGIQAAVGGIPIPEDASKALDVLRVGGLPIPPENWFSTNATSSNKQNQQLHDCDKIEHHIAGAWQVIGQGMQVAKVLGDVLSPRSEAAQAKAWTPRDDLLRANPSFHTSAHVNHHLLGPAVKLPKKDCGCQCLWACVNTPSTSGLRTSSTTKLRENVCFPPKPTDNKRTRKVENLGNSLSHCQKNADIYSAGRENIRQTANRNESKRLATAGKMLPKGQLERQTRSTLTKQSQLPNSQKKTTNIQHKTCESGVKKCLYCQVQIKKINKSGLMPCGHAFCQRCLTSQRPLKCPKCDRKYEVI, via the exons atgacCGGGCTGTTCTCCGGCATCATCGGCAGTCTTGTAGGATCCGGAATCCAGGCTGCAGTCGGTGGGATTCCGATACCGGAAGATGCATCGAAGGCCTTAGACGTGCTACGTGTTGGCGGATTGCCGATACCCCCTGAAAATTGGTTTTCGACAAATGCAACATCGTCGAACAAACAAAACCAACAGCTGCACGATTGCGACAAAATTGAACATCACATCGCCGGAGCCTGGCAGGTCATTGGTCAGGGGATGCAGGTTGCTAAGGTTCTGGGAGACGTTCTTAGTCCTCGAAGTGAAGCTGCACAAGCCAAAG CTTGGACTCCTCGTGATGATCTGCTTCGAGCCAATCCATCGTTCCACACATCGGCACATGTTAATCACCATTTGCTAGGGCCGGCAGTCAAACTGCCAAAAAAAGATTGTGGGTGTCAATGTCTGTGGGCTTGTGTTAATACGCCGTCAACATCAGGCCTTCGCACTTCTTCTACCACTAAGCTGAGAGAGAACGTTTGTTTTCCTCCAAAGCCAACGGATAACAAGAGAACGAGGAAGGTAGAGAACCTTGGTAATTCATTGTCTCATTGCCAGAAAAATGCGGACATTTATAGCGCGGGAAGAGAGAATATTCGTCAAACAGCGAATAGGAATGAAAGTAAGCGTTTGGCGACAGCCGGTAAAATGTTGCCGAAAGGCCAACTCGAAAGGCAAACAAGGTCGACTCTTACCAAACAGTCTCAGTTACCTAATTCGCAAAAAAAGACAACCAATATTCAACACAAGACTTGCGAGTCAGGTGTTAAGAAATGTTTGTATTGTCAAGTTcagataaagaaaataaacaaatcggGGTTGATGCCCTGCGGACATGCTTTTTGCCAGAGATGCTTGACGAGTCAAAGACCTCTGAAATGTCCAAAATGTGACCGCAAATACGAAGTAATTTAA
- the LOC124222005 gene encoding uncharacterized protein: MAEARYEERPLSPVKKNKNGQLIHENQKVILMNVYKTLNQDYPHTSLEQKIEKLSRMTGFGKSSIRQIVVEYIRTGRVLKSNFKERARWIEDKTNECDKNAIRRMIHDFYRNNEMPTVDKVLDAVNDDKDLQEFRQPGFCKLLQKLNFYSIKRRGSSVLIENEDLIVWRRNYLRTITQYRMEGRSIYYLDEMLVKVGDVQNKFAFNDTTSVILQHIGSTAGFVPGALLCTESKKYPDYYRELYEFTFLNWFKRVLPLLDENCVIVMDNDPPHCMKQELLPDTLWTKEAIIGWLKSKGAVVDYTMAKAELLHIVGLRKEKFNRYAIEELANKANKTVLRLPPYHCELNPIQMAWSMMNVYVKTVDTSVIFKDMKAFLEHGVAQITAQHWNNFVKQAINEENKLWEIDDIADRVHDKIPLFSTNVNAETDFWTEGSA, from the exons ATGGCAGAAGCTCGATACGAAGAAAGACCGTTATCTCccgtgaagaaaaataaaaacggtcAG CTAATCCATGAAAATCAGAAAGTTATTCTAATGAATGTTTACAAAACATTAAACCAAGACTATCCACATACGTCGCTGGAACAGAAGATAGAGAAACTAAGCCGAATGACGGGATTCGGAAAAAGTAGCATCAGGCAGATTGTAGTAGAGTACATCAGAACTGGTCGAGtgttaaaatcaaatttcaaagaacGTGCCCGTTGGATAGAAGATAAGACCAACGAGTGCGATAAAAATGCGATACGGCGAATGATTCATGATTTCTATCGAAATAACGAAATGCCAACAGTGGATAAAGTTCTAGACGCCGTGAATGACGACAAAGACCTTCAGGAATTCAGGCAGCCGGGCTTCTGCAAGTTAttgcagaaattgaatttttatagtaTCAAACGACGTGGCAGTAGCGTCCTGATAGAGAATGAAGACCTCATCGTGTGGCGAAGAAACTATCTAAGAACAATTACACAGTACCGGATGGAGGGTCGGTCGATTTATTATCTGGACGAAATGTTGGTCAAAGTAGGTGATGTTCAAAACAAGTTTGCGTTTAACGATACAACAAGCGTAATTCTTCAACATATCGGCAGTACAGCGGGTTTTGTACCTGGTGCGCTATTATGCACCGAATCGAAGAAATATCCAGATTACTACCGCGAATTGTACGAATTTACGTTCCTGAATTGGTTTAAACGTGTTTTACCGTTGCTTGACGAAAACTGTGTGATTGTTATGGACAATGATCCACCGCATTGCATGAAACAAGAGTTGCTACCAGACACTTTGTGGACGAAAGAAGCCATCATAGGGTGGTTAAAAAGTAAAGGGGCAGTAGTAGACTATACAATGGCGAAGGCTGAACTCCTGCATATCGTCGGACTCAGAAAGGAAAAATTCAATAGATACGCGATTGAAGAACTGGCAAATAAAGCTAATAAAACTGTGCTCAGACTTCCGCCGTATCACTGTGAGCTCAATCCGATCCAAATGGCATGGTCGATGATGAATGTATACGTAAAAACCGTTGATACCTCCGTCATATTTAAAGACATGAAGGCATTTCTCGAACACGGAGTTGCTCAAATAACGGCCCAACACTGGAACAATTTTGTTAAACAAGcaataaatgaagaaaacaaattatgGGAGATAGACGACATCGCAGACAGAGTCCATGATAAAATTCCACTGTTCTCAACTAACGTGAACGCTGAAACAGATTTCTGGACCGAAGGTAGCGCTTAA